The genomic region GCCCAGCTAATGCTTTGGGATTTGCAAAGGTGAAGGACAAAGGGCTGAGGTAGAAAACAGTCCTGACTTGCCCTGGGAAGGATTAACCTAAGCAAGCAACCTGTTAAACACAGTGTACAATCAAGTCAggtaggaaggaggaaggagcaaAGTTGTTCAGTGATTCTATTAGCCTAACTATTGCCCAAACCTGGGGAAACAGTCCAACCTCATCTTATTCCCAAATGAGGCAAAACTCTCTGAGAGTTGCTGAACCCCTGAAAAGGCTAAATTAAGTGGGTTATATCACGTCTGCCTGAACTCAAATGTGGACAGATTCAATCCACAAAAGACAGCTGCATGCACCCACATTGAGCCATTCTCCCCCCTGAACTGACTTCAAAGCCGGCACGCCTAGACTCCATTTTTTGAGTTTATGGCCCAACTTCCTAACTTATAGGTGTGGGGCCCTGCTGTTGCTTCCTCCCTGCCACCAGCCTTCtccacactcacactcatacacatacccACCACCAGTTAACAGCTCACACTTCTCTGGCTGATAAGGGACACCTGTGTCTTTTCAGTGCCCACTAGGAACTGTACTGCACTCGGAAGCAAGACCTAGGATCCCTACAAGTTGCTAGCATTCCAGAATTAGGGCTGTGGGTAGGCATAAATGCATACGTTCCCTCTCCCACACCCCATGTTGCAGATTAAAAGTGTCTCGGCAACACTTTTCatctatctcatttaattttaactatctcatttaatcttatcTATTGTTTAGGCTATGTGGTACTGGGTTTTCCTACATGACACATAACACACAACTCAAATCCTCCTGGGGAAGCTGCAGGGTGGGAGATACTGAGTGCTCAGAATGGAAACTCCCCAGCATGTGGCAGAATTGCCAGAATTTCTCTGTGCATATCTAGATCTGTGTATGTGAACATATGTGTACATGCCCACAAGCACATAACCGAAGCCCACACCTTTACCTCTCTTCATCCTTAGGTTAGCTATTTTAATAATCCCTTCTACAACTGTTAATTTCAGCACATACAGTTATTCAGCACTTAACATTTTTCTTCGGCATAAAAAAATGTTGAACTCCAAATTGGCTGAGACATTGTGTCTGGTATTCTCTGGAGGAGTACAGATTGATGCTTCTTCTCAAAACACTCTTCCAGTCTTCACTGGAGTCAGGCATCGTCAAGTTTAGTCAAGGGTAGagcataaaaacatttatttaagaaatgcaATCCAGCATTAATTCCAGTTTGGCAGACATGAAAGGTGAGtggttaatgttttattattacaTGAAATTTGAGATACAGGAAGCATtatgataaaaatgaatatttatcaaaacctaaaaagaaaagtgagttgTAAGCttctatgacaaaaaaaaaaaaaaaagatgtcaaggTTAAGAAATTGTCACCATGCAATGAAGGCAATCCTTCCTCTAATAAGAACAACAGAATAGCTGGTTTGACTTACTCTTCCTAGGACATTTTGGTTTGTAGCTATGAAGAGGTGCATTATAAAAAGATGTGAGAAGACCCCAGTACTAGTAGGGGATACAGAGAAATGGgaataaggagaaaaaattaGGAACAATGTCTTTATTTACGGGCcccataaaaatgtatttagaaattGAGTAAGTATGCATAATAATTTTCTGTGACTATAAAAGTAGAATGGACATTAAAAATCAATTCTGatgtaaatatacaaaatatgttGTCATTGTATGTGAATATAAAGCCTGCTGCAATGATTACATTAAATGTCACCTTATAAGattctttctttgcttgttcCCTTTTCTGGTTCCTAGTTTTTATGTCCTGGGAGAGGACAGAAGCCTTTGGAGATTGATCCATCTGACCCTTTCATTTCACAGAGAAAGGAGAGTAAGTGGTTTGCCCACTGTCACTTTCATCCTGAGAGTCAGAGATTGAACTGGAACTAGGTCTCCAGCTTTTCTCATTGCATGGCATGACTTACTCTCTGTTCTGCCCTAATCTGTACTTGACAGTGTGTCCTTGATCTGAGCTGGGCAGAGGGCCGTGAAGGAAAGAAACAGGTCTGCTTGGGCCTCTCTGGTTTGTGATAAGCATGGGGCATGAGAGGAGGAGATGGTAAGCCACctggcagtggtggctcatgcctgtaatccaagctgcttgggagactgagatcaggaggagcatggtttgagaccagcccaagcaaagacCTTCAGAGAGCTCATCTCAGTCAATAGCTGAGAATGGTAGCACATGGCTATCATTCCAGTGACAGAAGGAAGTTGAAAATAGGAAGTtgatggtccaggccagcctgggcaaaaaacgagaccctatctccaaaatgaccagagcaaaaaggaccagaggtgaggctcaagtggtaagagtggctgcctagcaagaataaagccctgagtttaaaccctagtcccaccaaataaaaaaaaagaagaaagaaaaggtaaaatgtaTCTCCTACTTTTACTACTTCTATTccaagtctttaaaaaataatctacaCCACACACACGTGTCAGGCCACCTAGATGAAAAACATTTCCTGAGTAGAGGGCTATGTGTGAGGGAAGTTTGTTAAAGGCTACTGTAGAAGAGGTTATTGATTTTCATGGAAATGCCTAGCTAATCACACACTTTTCAGAAGCTCTGCAAGAAACCCTGCTTACAGATGAGGACTAACATGAGAGCTTTAGGTTGGGAACATTTCCTGCTGAGTCCCAATAGCGTGAAGTCCCTAAATACCACATTCTCAAAAGGATTGCCCCTCAGTGGTGGGAACGgcttcaaaatacacaaattccagcagaaaaggaaataattcaacTGGATGGACATAATCTGGCAATCCGTATTCCTGGGTGACAGTACCTGGGATGCCTTGTGGTGACATTCTCAGGAGGTGCCTTAAGAAGGATTGGTCGACCTGGTGGAGCCATTTTCTTCATGTCCTTTGAGAACAAAATTCAGAGAATGAACGtattaccacatttttaaaaaatgccttccATCCACATTTTTACTCATGGTTCAAAGCAAGGAATATGAATTGAGATAATTTGCTTGTAACCATGAACTAGGAAAATGTGAGAGAAATGTTCTTAAAACTCTGACAATCTCGTGTTTATTGAAACATCAGAAAGTACCACAATTGTAGTCCTGCAGAAATGTATCTTTCTTTGCTCCCTGGGCTTCTGTAAGAACAGGctctcttttatttaaatttctcaaGTGAAGATTAAGCCTTTGGTTTACAAAACAGAAGCCaaccaggtgtgtgtgtgtttcttctcAGGCAATAAATTGCCTTTGTACCATGTTTCTTGTCTCTTTCCAAATGGTTTGTTGTGTCTTGTACACGGACTCCTGAAAAATTCTTTCTACTTGTGTAGAAAAGCCACAGCTTTCTTCCTCTAAGGCATTGATGGTCTGCAGAGCAAAAGGAGTCTGTTCCCGGGGCAGGGGGTTGTTCAGGGGCCGCATGGGAATGACAGAGTTGTATTTGTGTTGCCTGTTCACGGAATTCATCAGGGACGTGTAGAATTGGAAATTACACCAGGTATCTCTTAGAAAGTTTTCAGTCAGGAGCAAGATTGTCCACGCAGACCCGTTCACGGCATCATCTAGATTCTGTAAATGCTGTCTGCCACATGGCATCTCAGCAAAGATCATTCCAGGCTTGATACCAAAGTCATTTTGTAGCAGTTCCTGGACTCTGAGGGCTTCATCTGTGTCATTTTCTGCATGCAGTATCACAAATTTGAGGAAgacttcttctgcttcttcttcaaGCATCTTTTCTAACATCTcagctccctcctgccctcctgtcAGCTGCTCTGTTGTATTGCCATGCTGCCCATCACACAAGGGGACATCGTCACATttcttggactgtgactcatgatGGCCTTGACCTGTGTCCCCACTGTGGCTTTTAcgccaagagagagaaagagggcagGTATGGATTTTAGACTTCCCAATACCCATGGTAAGAGTCCAAGGCAGAGGAGGgagctttatttctttctcagcatttatttttcaatctgaaaggagaaaaaacaaagcaggagaatattttaatttaatcaaaAACATTACAAATGAAAAGTTTCATTCCACCTGTGAACCTCAAAAAGAGTACAAGGCAGAGGTCctaagaaagaaatgacaagcaGGTCACTGGCAGACTAAAGTACTGGCTTCCTGTGAGCCTTACAGGACTTCCACAGAACATCGATTGTGAGTGAAACTGAGGCTCCTAGTTGACATTTGGAGACTGCTTCAGTCTTTCAGTGAAAAAGCAACATACCATTCTAGGCATATGGAGTTTAAACCCAATTTCCCCATCAAATCACTGTGTAGCCTAGAACCACAATAATCTAAAGAAACAGAATATTCAAATATTAAACACAAATTTACCTTTGTatcaaacacaaatacaaaataggaCCCAAATATCCTAAAGATATTGGTAGCAACTCTACTAAGTCGGCATAAAGAGAAGGTCTGCAATGTCAAATTCAGTGATGGCCAGGACTCACAGGCTGAGGGTTGAGTTGCTTGTCTGGGTTCAGGCATGATTGTGGTGGTGGAACTGATGATGAAGACATTaaattaggatgtatgaaaagtcTTTTTCCAGAGACTCCTAGTCAACTACCCCAACTACTGAAGAAGACATATTTATTCACCTGGAAAAAATTAACAGCTCAATTTGGAAGCAAAATCCAGTAAGTCTTGCAGTTTTCTTCAGTGGAATCAGCAAAGAATGGTGTAGtctacattcattcttttattatcaGAAATTCTAAATTGGCCATGATGCATCTAagtatgttgtttttatgcttttgCTTTCTATTCtaaatttatttctgcttttgatatatatcatgctttaggATTCTTTGCACTTCTTTGGTATGTTATTTGATTTccttcattattttgtttaattatcAGTCATTATTTGTTCAAGTAGTGTTTTCCCCACTGTCCTCTCATATACCTGTGGGACTCTAGTTATCTGTATATTAAACTATTTCATATTgccccacaaaaaaaccaaaataaattcagAGTAGAAGAATTACATCAGCTGAAAAGAATAGTGTTCCATGTGAATCTAATTTAAATAACTTCAGAAAATGTTGGAATGTTACTAATAATACCCCCCAACTAGGCAGATTCAAGGGACAGTCTTTTctcaaaagacagaaaatttaGAGTAGATAAATACAGGctttatgttttcaaatatgGGCCACAGGCTGTATTCCAGagcatttagggttttttttttttccagtactggggcttgaactcagggcctacacctcaagctactctaccagtcctttttcgtgatgggattttttttaactatttgcctgggctggctttgaacctcgatcctcctgatctctgcctcctgagtagctgggattacaggtgtgagcattTTTATATACTGTCTATGGGCAAAGACCAGAGctcaaaaagaaattataattacatttataCTGATATAGGCTACATATACCTAAATAATTCAGATttagacaaaaaacaaaagagtgaGGAAAACTGATACGttaggaaaaaataaggaaaatcacAGAGTTTCATTCTGATGCACACCAAAGGGTTAAGTGCTGGCTGCTGCCCATCATTCACGTTAATGGACAGAGGTTCTGGCTCCATGTTACCCTGTGCTATTTACCAGGAAATACTCTAAGGGACAGAGCTTTAAAATGTGATATCAATGCACCCCaaataataaaaccaaattaATTTGGATCCTCTTCATTGGTTAAGAGTCACTGCTGGCTTTTGTTACTGCATTATGAAAAGCTGCAGAAGAAGATTCCCctgaataagaaaacaattgtTAAACTATCCAGAGGGGAGGGAGCTATCCACGTAGTATCAAGTAAAACGATCTCCACTTTTCACTGAAATAGGCTTGTACCAACTTAACATGAGTATCTTTGTCACTTGTGGGTACAGACAAGTGTACTTGATATTCACAGACTACCAAATACTTCTAAGATAAACTGTGTGTCAAGCCAGATCACAAaactttttgaaatgaataaaaataaacaaaaagaatgccCTATTTTTCTTAAATACCAATTGGCAAAAAAGAGTAAAAGACTTCAGAAATCTATGACGTGCTATACCAAAGTAGAACCACTCTTAGCCACCTaatcagaccagagaagaaagatAGTGACACATCTGAAAAGTATCCCTGCAACCCAACTTGGAGAGAGGGATAAGGAGAGATAGCCAAGAGAAGAAGCTGTGGAAAGCCATGTGCTGGAGATGGCTTTTGCCGCCACCATCATGACTCCTGAGTGGGATGATGGTTGAGACTCATCACTGCTGTTCTTGGGGCTGGGAAGAAGGGGTGGGGGACCTGATTTATTACTGTGAGCAGTAACTCTGCCAAGAAAGAGGGCTTACTAGAGCAGAAGAATGGTATGGAAGCTGAAGGAAAGGGAGGTTGGCAAATGGTTCTGGAAAGCCTCTTCTCAAAGCCTTCTTCCCTAGGGACAGTCAGCACTGGCTTAAAGCAGGTAGCTTTCACCTTCGCAGGACCCAAACAGAAAGGAGGGTGAAGAGGCCCTAGGCAGAGCCACATGAGATAAGGGTTGCAGGAACAAAAAcgtgtatacatttttaaatgcactttctttttaaaaggtaacagttgaaacactacctttgaaatgtttattttggaaagTCTTATATCTTCTTGTCCCCATCCATCCTGGCCTCACCTCCATCACTTCTACTGGAGACTCTTTTTCCTGTGTCTTTCCATTGTTTCTTATGAATACTGTGTGTAgtcttagttttctttccttttttcaaaaaaggTGTCATTATTCATGTATATGCCAAACAGCAGTGCACAAAGTGACACACATTTTCCCTTAATATTCTGTCCTCACCTGTCAGCAGGTGGACAGCTTTCTTGCTCTCACAATTGCATCATTTCTTAGTATGTGATAGATCTTAGTCATTCTTGGATATGAAGTTGTTTCTGGTCTATAATTATGAATGATCCTGCAATGAACAACTCTGTACAAGTCACTTCACATGTGTACAAGTTTTTCTGTAGAACAATGCCCCCAAGTGAGATTTCTACATCAAAAgtcaaataaatttttaagtgaCAGATTTTGCCAAATTGCTTTGTGTAGGTCTGagccattgttttgttttgtttttaaattcacagAATGACACTCACCATTTCCCCTTGTCCCAGAAACGATTTAAGTCCAAATTCCTACTGAGCTAATCACATCCCCTCAAACAAAAGATATGTGGAAAAGCATAACCTTTAAGAATGGAACCATTAAAGTTCTGAAAGGAAGATCAACAACTCTGAGGTAAGAGGAAGGAGAGCCCTGAATATATCCAGGCTATACCTACGTAAAAGAGGCCCTAACAGAATTCCTACATTAAAAGGGGTAGAGTTGGGGGTGTCACTCAGGGGTGGAGTGCTTGTCTAGGACATGTGAGGTCCTGCATTCCATCTCCAGCCTTACAAAGTaagattcaattaaaaaataatgggctgggatgtagctcggtggtacagcgcttgcctagcatgcgtgaggccctgggttcgatcccagcacaaaaaaagaaaaggccaaaaaaaaaaataaataaataggagtaATGGAGTGAAAAGAGCAACATGCTAGGAAAATATGCTCTAGCAAGTTTGCAAAAGCATgacaggaaataaaaaaggacattaaaaaaaagaatcatagcatacaaaagacaaatttaaaaatccattttcatTAAGGCAGTGTGTTACGGAATCAGACAGCCTGAGTATGCATCCCAGCTGTGCTAGAAATGACTGTGACTTATTGTTGCTCAATATCTTTGTGCTTtgatttccccatctgtaaaatgatgatAAGCACAGTAccttcttttgggtttttatggAGAGCAGAAtggcttagaacagtgcctgtcaCATAGTAAGTGCTTACTAACTGTTAGcagctattattgttattaaatacATAACAAAGAAGctaaacaaaaatttataaaacaaatatttctgggCTAGGATAGTGCTACTCAAAATGCAGTCTATGAACAAGTTGCCAGCCTCTGAACTGTTTGTTACCAGTTCGAGACAAGGAGATTGTGCCAGGATGTCAGTCAACTACCCCAGGGAGTATGCTGCTTAGACCAGCTGGTGTTTTTTCATAGCAAGACAATGAAGGAAGACGCATGCTTTATCTTCTGATGTATGATGCTGATGTCACCATGGCAAGCACTTTGGGTAACATTGCTCTAGGAGACCCTAAAGAGAATACgtaatcagtgaaacaaaaatacCAAAGATGACAAAACAGGATTCAACGAAAAGGGAGGCTGCAGACAAATCAATTAGGAAAAAATAGGAACAGCAAAGACTGGAATAACACGACTCAAAGTCAAATCAGTAAATATGGTAGAAAGAAAAGGCTTGAGTAAAACCACAGagcatggagagaaaaaaaaacaatgaaaataaagaaactgagataaAGATATGGCTATGGGATTAAAAAACAACCAACATAAAGGAAAATCAGTGCAcctgaaaacaaaaatcaatgaaggaAACACAGTGTTAAAAGATACAATGGCCCCACCCTTAAAGGGTCAACTTTAGCGTTGTTGACACAAGCACCATCTTGTGCCTCCTGATGTAACTTGATAGGATATAGCCAGTGTAGTGTAAGAAGTATACTTGCCAAAATATTTAATCAAGTCTTTAACTATTATTGCCAGTGCAGAGACAgtaaagagaataagaaaaatgtccatcaatgtggagagcagattatgaaaagccCAGGAGAAAGTAAGCAAGGAGATAAGGCTtaattgctttcatctgtaggccgagataggcacagccctggtcatgaaacagaaaaaagcagaacagctgcatctcctatgTTTGCATTCAGAaaagcaggaacgcaggtttctcctgttaacaatgtcacgcccctccccaagaaccgCTGCTGCCCCCTGTTTGcgctgtttataaaaggcccacTGAAGAGGGGctgggggcttttgctttttgcccttgACTTTTGGTTTGGAGGGCTTTTGGGGGCTTTGGcttgattcttttgctttgggctttttagtgtggggagctattggaagggaaaagaattgctagagggaaattgttgaagggaaaagtatggctaaagaggggttgatagaaagtctgcaccgagaattttaac from Castor canadensis chromosome 16, mCasCan1.hap1v2, whole genome shotgun sequence harbors:
- the Ticam2 gene encoding TIR domain-containing adapter molecule 2 isoform X2, coding for MPQPGSAPCWAAAAGRWGCRLLALLLLLLLSLSSPGPAGASEITFELPDNAKQCFYEDIAQGTKCTLEFQVITGGHYDVDCRLEDPDGKVLYKEMKKQYDSFTFTASKNGTYKFCFSNEFSTFTHKTVYFDFQVGEDPPLFPSENRVSALTQMESACVSIHEALKSVIDYQTHFRLREAQGRSRAEDLNTRVAYCHSGDTGQGHHESQSKKCDDVPLCDGQHGNTTEQLTGGQEGAEMLEKMLEEEAEEVFLKFVILHAENDTDEALRVQELLQNDFGIKPGMIFAEMPCGRQHLQNLDDAVNGSAWTILLLTENFLRDTWCNFQFYTSLMNSVNRQHKYNSVIPMRPLNNPLPREQTPFALQTINALEEESCGFSTQVERIFQESVYKTQQTIWKETRNMVQRQFIA
- the Ticam2 gene encoding TIR domain-containing adapter molecule 2 isoform X1 is translated as MGIGKSKIHTCPLSLSWRKSHSGDTGQGHHESQSKKCDDVPLCDGQHGNTTEQLTGGQEGAEMLEKMLEEEAEEVFLKFVILHAENDTDEALRVQELLQNDFGIKPGMIFAEMPCGRQHLQNLDDAVNGSAWTILLLTENFLRDTWCNFQFYTSLMNSVNRQHKYNSVIPMRPLNNPLPREQTPFALQTINALEEESCGFSTQVERIFQESVYKTQQTIWKETRNMVQRQFIA